The genomic stretch GGACTCAAAACCAGCTTTAAAGCTGTCATAATTTCTTCTTTTGAAAAAGGGAAAATTTCTTTTTTACATATCAAAGTTAACATTGTAATATTTTCTGCTTTTGGCATATCCAATTCTAAAGCAATGTCATATGCATTTAATATATAAAATTTTGAAATATTTGACTCAATGAGGTTGAGTATTTCTTGTTTTTTTAAATCTGAGTTTTTAGGTCTTACAAACTTATTATTTAGAACAACTACAGAATCTTTATTAATTTTATTAACATTTCTTGCTGCTTCAGACATCTCAAGTCCTATTAGAATGTCAGCTTTACCATCTGGCACAATTGGTCCAACTTCATCTCCTACTCTGATATAACTTACAACAGAACCGCCTCTTTGGCTCATTCCAATATTCTCAGCTGACTTTACATCAAAACCTCTGTTCATGAAAAGTTGACAGATCACCCTTGAAAGAAGAATATTTCCCTGTCCACCTATTCCCGCTATTATAATATCATTCATTTTCCATCACCTTTTCAATCGCATAATAAGGACAAAAATTTTTGCAAAGCCCACAGCCTTTACACAAAACTGAATCTATGAAAATATTCCCATTTTCATCTTCATCTATTGCAGGGCAGCCTGTCACATTCAAGCATACCTTACATTTTAAACAGTTTTGATTTATTTTAAAGTAGCCTTCTCTTGATTTTAAGTTGGCACATTCTCTTCGAAAAACTATTACCCCAAGTTGGTCGTTATTTAAAAATTCTCTTACTTTGTCTACATTTTGTGTAAAATCTGAATAAGGGTCAATCACTAAAACTTTTTCAACACCTATTCCTTTTACAATACTTTCAATACTCACCTTTCTTCCTTCTTCCCCATAAATCTTCTTTCCTGTTCCGGGATGAGGCTGAAATCCTGTCATACCAGTTGTCAGATTGTCTAAAATGCATATGGTTATGTTGTGTCTATTGTAGTAGCTATTTACAAGTCCTGTAATGCCGCTGTGAAAAAAGGTTGAATCCCCTATAAAGGCAATAACCTTTTTTGAACCATCTGTAATTTTAAGACCTTGTGCCATAGTAATACTTGCACCCATACAAAGACAAGTGTCTGTTGTTGAAATGGGTTTAGCAAATCCAAGAGTGTAACAACCAATATCTCCTGTAAAGATTACATC from Caldicellulosiruptor kronotskyensis 2002 encodes the following:
- a CDS encoding 2-oxoacid:acceptor oxidoreductase family protein, whose amino-acid sequence is MNDIIIAGIGGQGNILLSRVICQLFMNRGFDVKSAENIGMSQRGGSVVSYIRVGDEVGPIVPDGKADILIGLEMSEAARNVNKINKDSVVVLNNKFVRPKNSDLKKQEILNLIESNISKFYILNAYDIALELDMPKAENITMLTLICKKEIFPFSKEEIMTALKLVLSPQMYEMNKILVEKIYEKY